The segment AGCGTGAGGTCCTACCGCCGTGCATTGCGAGCTCAGGGATGGCAACTGAGTACCCTCTAACGGTTGCAGCAGGCCGGGCCATATTGGAACTGCGCAGCGCAGAAGGGCTACAATGATGGGGTGCGGCTACGCTTCTATTTTGACCGGTCGAGCTCTTCGCCGGAGACTCAGGAGAAAGGGATGAAAAACAAGTATCCACCTGGCTGGGATGAAAGTCGAGTCCGACGTGTTGTCGAGCACTACGAGGCCCAATCTGATGAGCAGGCGTTGGCCGAAGATGAAGCTGCCTACGAGACAACGACTCATACAACCATGGAAATACCGGTAGACCTGGTTGGGACCGTGCGCCAACTCATTGCGGACAGGGAATCCTCAAAGCCGAAATCCGACGGCTAACAAGCGCATTCAGACTGACGGGCTCCCGCCCGCAGCTGGTGCTGAGCGTTAGGCAACAGAACCAACCCATCCCGGATCGATCGAGTAAAGGCGGCAATACTCATGAGCAACTCATTCAAGTACAAGCGACTTTCGAAGGACGATGCGGCCTGCTTGCTGGTAGATCACCAGTCGGGCTTGATCTCCTTGGTACAGGACTTCTCGCCCGGTGAATTCAAGAATAACGTTCTCGCCTTAGCCGCAAGCGCCAAATATTTCCAGCTTCCCACGATCTTGACGACCAGCTTCGAGGACGGTCCGAATGGACCGCTCGTACCGGAACTCAAGGAGCTGTTCCCAGATGCGCCGTACTTCGCTCGCCCCGGGCAGATCAATGCCTGGGACAACGAGGAGTTTGTCGATGCAGTGTACAAGACTGGACGCAAGCAGTTGATCATCGCCGGGGTGGTCACGGAAGTGTGTGTTGCGTTCCCAGCGCTATCAGCTATCGAGGCTGGGTACGACGTCTTCGTGGTTACCGACGCCTCCGGGACATTCAATGAGGTTACGCGGCAGGCCGCTTGGGAACGCATGGCTGCAGCGGGTGTTCAGCTCATGAGCTGGTTTGGCGCAGCGTGCGAGTTGCACCGAGACTGGCGCAACGACATCGAGGGTCTTGGCGCGCTATTCTCCGAGCACATCCCGAACTACCGCAACCTTATAACGAGCTACATGGCCAAGCAGTAGCGGCGGCGAGCCCATTGATGTAGGATAGTCCGGCAAAAGAACCTTCACGCGCGAACCAACGTGATGTCAACTAGGACGGAAAACCATGAGTGACCCGTTTGTCCCGCGCGTCGGTGGAGTCCTCAGCGCCGATATTGCCGTTCCCGAACATGAACGTGAGGTGCGCTTCTACTCACGCGTACTCAGCACGGGCGAGAATCCGCTTTGGCGCGAGGATCTGATGAACAACTGGGGCATGCCGATCATCGGCTTGGGCGCGCGCAGCGCGGAGTATGCTGACCTTCCGCTCCAGTGGATGCCGCACATTCAGGTCGCCGATGTGGCAGCCAGTGTAGCGCGTGCGCGCGATCTGAGCGGGAGTGAGCTCATGCATGGCAAAGACGACGATGGAAAGAGCCAGTGGGCGGTGCTGCTCGATCCGAATGGCGCGGCGTTTGGCATCGTCCCGGTCGTTACTGCGGAGGCGTTCCTGCCAACTGAGGGTGTCCCATCGCGCGACGCCGCGACGCGTGTGGGTTGCATCTCCTGGCTCGACATGACGGTCTCCGACGCCTCGGCCACCCGTGACTTCTATCGCCAGGTCGTTGACTGGTCGGTGCAGGACGTCGAGATGGAGGAGGCAAGCGAGCGCTACGCCGACTACAACATGCTCGGTGATGATGGAAACCCGGCGGCCGGAGTCTGTCATGCGCGCGGCGTGAACCTGGGTCTGCCGCCTGTCTGGATGATCTACCTTCCCGTTGGCGACCTCGCCGAAAGTCTCCGTCGCGTACGAGAGGAAGGGGGCGAGGTTATTAAGGCGACACGGGGGAGGGATGGGGAATACGCATATGCGGCTGTTCGGGATCCGGTCGGGGCGTGCCTGGCGTTGGTGCCGGGATAGACGCGGAAGCAACGATTGCAGTCCTTGATTTGAAGCCATCAAGGAGAAGTTTATGCCGATCCGCATAAGATACCGTGTCGGGATGGCGGGATCGTGCAAATATCTGATGAATGGAGACTTAGGTGCAATACCACCCTTTCCTGAACTAGGGTATTATGCGGACCCAGCCGGATATTTCGGATCTTATGCGGGTCCGCCGAATCACTGTTGAACTAAACCGCTGACGCGGTAGGATCTTTCCCCCACTCTCAGCTAGGGTTTTTCGAAAGTCTCTTCTGACTGAGCGGTCTCCTGTCTTCGCTTGAAGGTTTCCCGCGGGCTGGCCTGGAGACTCCGCGTGAGGCAAGGTGTTTTTTACTTACAAGAACAACACCTCACCTCACGAAAGGAGTCCTCATGACCAGTCTACGCCAAAGGATGATCGAAGACCTGCGCCTGCGCAACTACGCCGAGCGCACGGTGGAAACCTACGTGATGCGGGTAGCCGCCTTCGCCCGCCATTTCGGCAGGCCG is part of the Acidobacteriota bacterium genome and harbors:
- the ycaC gene encoding isochorismate family cysteine hydrolase YcaC; translation: MSNSFKYKRLSKDDAACLLVDHQSGLISLVQDFSPGEFKNNVLALAASAKYFQLPTILTTSFEDGPNGPLVPELKELFPDAPYFARPGQINAWDNEEFVDAVYKTGRKQLIIAGVVTEVCVAFPALSAIEAGYDVFVVTDASGTFNEVTRQAAWERMAAAGVQLMSWFGAACELHRDWRNDIEGLGALFSEHIPNYRNLITSYMAKQ
- a CDS encoding VOC family protein, translating into MSDPFVPRVGGVLSADIAVPEHEREVRFYSRVLSTGENPLWREDLMNNWGMPIIGLGARSAEYADLPLQWMPHIQVADVAASVARARDLSGSELMHGKDDDGKSQWAVLLDPNGAAFGIVPVVTAEAFLPTEGVPSRDAATRVGCISWLDMTVSDASATRDFYRQVVDWSVQDVEMEEASERYADYNMLGDDGNPAAGVCHARGVNLGLPPVWMIYLPVGDLAESLRRVREEGGEVIKATRGRDGEYAYAAVRDPVGACLALVPG